From one Lotus japonicus ecotype B-129 chromosome 3, LjGifu_v1.2 genomic stretch:
- the LOC130748168 gene encoding transcription factor TGA9-like, translated as MASHRIGELGLSESGPSSHHVPYGVLHRIDTSSSSLINQGSSFDFGELEEAIALQGVNSRNDEAKASFFTGKPAATLEMFPSWPMRINQTPRGGSKSGGESTDSALSSPFDPESPVSKKASSSENQQAFDQHQHLQQEIMASDEAPRTGSSSQNQSAAKSQNQRKGAGSTSDKPLDAKTLRRLAQNREAARKSRLRKKAYVQQLESSRLKLTQLEQDLQRTQARSQGFFMDWGGVGGNISPGAAMFDMEYARWLEDDNRLMAELRNGLQAPLSDSDMRVMVDGYLSHYDEVFRLKIVAAKSDVFHLINGMWTSQAERCFLWIGGFRPSELITMLIQQLEPLAEQQIMGMYGVRHSSQQAEEALSQGLDQLQQSLVDTIAGGPVVDGVQQMVVAMGKLANLEGFVRQADNLRQQTLHQLCRLLTVRQAARCFLVIGEYYARLRALSSLWASRPRDNLMSDENSCQTTTDNMQMVVVQPSQNHHFSSF; from the exons ATGGCGAGTCACAGAATTGGAGAACTTGGTTTGTCTGAGTCAGGCCCTTCAAGTCACCATGTCCCTTATGGAGTTCTTCACAGGATTGATACTTCTTCATCAAGCTTAAT CAATCAAGGATCTAGTTTTGATTTTGGAGAGTTGGAAGAAGCAATTGCTCTGCAAGGAGTTAATAGTAGAAATGATGAAGCCAAAGCAT CTTTTTTCACAGGCAAACCTGCTGCTACACTGGAAATGTTCCCTTCATGGCCAATGAGAATCAACCAAACCCCAAGA GGAGGTTCAAAGTCAGGAGGGGAAAGCACTGATTCAGCTCTTTCAAGTCCATTTGATCCAGAATCTCCTGTGAGCAAAAAGGCATCTTCATCAGAAAATCAACAAGCTTTTGATCAGCATCAGCATCTTCAACAGGAGATTATGGCAAGTGATGAAGCACCAAGAACAGGCTCTTCATCACAAAATCAATCAGCAGCCAAATCACAGAATCAA AGAAAGGGAGCTGGTTCCACATCTGATAAACCACTTGATGCAAAG ACATTGAGACGTTTAGCTCAAAACAGAGAAGCTGCAAGGAAAAGCCGTTTAAGGAAAAAG GCTTATGTGCAGCAGCTAGAATCAAGTAGATTGAAGCTTACTCAACTGGAGCAAGACCTTCAAAGAACTCAAGCACGCTCTCAG GGATTCTTCATGGATTGGGGTGGTGTTGGAGGCAATATAAGCCCTG GAGCTGCAATGTTTGATATGGAATATGCACGGTGGTTAGAAGACGACAACCGTCTCATGGCAGAGCTCCGTAACGGACTGCAAGCGCCATTATCGGACAGTGATATGAGAGTGATGGTGGATGGATATCTCTCACACTATGATGAGGTTTTCAGGCTCAAGATTGTGGCTGCTAAATCAGATGTTTTCCACCTTATCAATGGCATGTGGACTTCCCAAGCTGAACGCTGCTTCCTCTGGATCGGTGGTTTTAGGCCCTCTGAGCTTATCACG atgttgattcaacagttggaGCCACTGGCGGAGCAGCAGATTATGGGGATGTATGGCGTGCGCCACTCTTCACAGCAAGCGGAGGAGGCTCTTTCTCAAGGCCTTGACCAGCTTCAACAGTCTCTCGTTGACACCATTGCCGGAGGACCTGTTGTTGACGGTGTGCAACAGATGGTGGTGGCCATGGGCAAACTCGCCAATCTCGAAGGATTTGTTCGGCAG GCTGATAATTTGAGACAACAGACTCTTCACCAGTTGTGTCGATTACTAACAGTTCGTCAAGCAGCACGGTGTTTTCTTGTGATTGGAGAGTACTATGCACGTCTTCGAGCTCTTAGTTCTCTTTGGGCATCAAGACCAAGAGA CAACTTGATGAGCGATGAGAACTCATGCCAAACAACCACAGATAACATGCAAATGGTGGTGGTTCAACCTTCTCAGAATCATCATTTCTCCAGTTTCTGA